The genomic segment GGCAGGCTGTGTGAGATCAGTGCATAGGCAGTGCAGTGTCCTACGTGGCAGAACATCACGCTCACGCCCACACTGACAGACACTGTTATATCTTTGTTGGACCCTTCAACAACGATTCTGAATAATTATTAACATAACATAATTTTGAATGCTAGACACGAGATAGAATTAGAGGGAGACTTAAATACTACTTAGAAAGTTATCTGGATACTGTGGGAGAAAAATATTGTGCTGGAAAGTAATTACTCTTGAGTGAATGAACTGAATGGTGGTCAGAAGGTAATCAAGGAGTGGACAGAGCGATGGCAGGTAGTAAGGAACAGGCAGAGGGCGACAAGCTCCTCACagacaccaacaataacaataacaacagtggTGGCGGCGACAGCGGCGGCGTGCGGGGAGAAAAGTATGCCTTGCGACCCAGAACACTTATCAAACGACTGCAGCAGGAGAAGGTGCGACAGGACATCCCCAAGAGGTCTCCCGTCAAGTCCAAGTCGCGGCCAGCACCACTCTCCAAGTACCGCCGGAAGACAGCCAACGCCCGAGAGCGGCTCAGGATGCGGGAGATTAACAACGCCTTCGAGTCCCTGCGGCGCGTGCTGCCTGAGGGAGCGGAAGTGCAGGCCAGCAGCACCTCGGCCATCACCAAGATCATGACGCTGCGCCTCGCAGTAGAATACATCAAGGCTCTCTCCTTTGTGCTGGAGGATGATGCCGACCAGCCCTTCGGTCCTCTGGGTGGCTCCCTGCACTCCtgcctccaccactccctcccgctatcccttcaccaccacaaggCCCTCCAGCCCGCCAGGGTCACCGCAGCCCCTCATaacgcacacccacacccaccgccactgcctctccaccaccaccacaggccgCCCACACAGTTGGTGGCTCATTACGGCAACTGTAAccccatctccacctcctcatccccGGCCACTGTTCGCACCTCCGTCAGCAGCACCAGCGACCTAGAGGAGCTCTTCTCGGACGACTCAGGGCTACTGGAGGAGAGCTTTGATGTCTTTCACGACCTCCAAACTTTGGCAACGGCTGATCCCTTCGACATATTGCTGGGGGCGGACAAGGACGCCGCCCTCGCCTTCCCTGCGGAGCTGTGCAACTGAAGGTCTATATGGCGCTGCTTCCTTAGACGATCTCTACATAAGCAGCTGTCTGAAGGAGGCACCGACGGAGGGGTGTTTGTGTGCCATACATGCAGTAAAGACTCCGCattgtgcgcgcgcgcgtgtgcgtgtgcgtgcgtgtgcgtgtgtgtgtgtgtgtgtgtgtgtgtgtgtgtgtgtgtgtgtgtgtgtgtgtgtgtgagagagagagagagagagagagagagagagagagagagagagagagagagagagagagagagagagagagagagagagagagagagagagagatcctttccACGTTCAATAACTAGAGCGATGCTAGTCTGGTGTGCCATACCCACTATACCTCCCCTCATCCCATCCCTGCTATATAATGTCCCCATAAGCTCCCATAGGCTCCATAACCCCCCTAAGCCTCCACAGCCCCCCACCCCGTGCTGTGTGGAGCTTGGTGCAGCCACTTCGCAAATACTGTACCGGCAAGGAGTTCCCATCGACATCTATTATTTAAAAGATAGACTAAGTAGAAAGAATCATGTGTCCGTACTTGGTGTATTACATTAAGAAAGTaacgtttctttatcacatgTACAAAATAAACCTTTATAATGAATATCTCGCCTTTTGTTTGCCTTTACATGTCGCTTATAGGACCatagagcataagaaaataaggaaagctgcagtaAGTCATCAGACCTACATGTGACAATCCCTTTTGTTAGAAAATCTTAATAAACGTAAGGCTGGGCAGGTGAGGAATGCACGTGTTATCCTCCTTCCATCTTAGTGAGTCTGGGTCTGAGTCTGTGGTGAGTTGGTGAGTCATTCTAccggtgagggagagaaggggaagggaatagaaggaaaggtgtTACTTCACTCTCACTAGTGACGCCGACATGATAAcaggatggtgtgtgtgtgtgtgtgtgtgtgtgtgtgtgtgtgtgtgtgtgtgtgtgtgtgtgtgtgtgtgtgtgtgtgtgtgtgtgtgtgtgtgtgtgtgtgtgtgtgtgtgtgtgtgtgtgtgtgtgtgtgtgtgtgtgtgtgtgtgtgtgtgtgtgtgtgtgtgtgtgtgtgtgtgtgtgtgtgtgtgtgtgtgtgtgtgtgtgtgtgtgtgtgtgtgtgtgtgtgtgtgtgtgtgtgtgtgtgtgtgtgtgtgtgtgtgtgtgtgtgtgtgtgtgtgtgtgtgtgtgtgtgtgtgtgtgtgtgtgtgtgtgtgtgtgcttacattttttttatcattaccttAAATTGTAGATCAATTATGAGCAACTTAAATCattcgagtctctctctctctctctctctctctctctctctctctctctctctctctctctctctctctctctctctctctctctctctctctctctctctctctctgtgtgtgtgtgtgtgtgtgtgtgtgtgtgtgtgtgtgtgtgtgtgtgtgtgtgtgtgtgtgtgtgtgtgtgtgtgtgtgtgtgtgtgtgtgtgtgtgtgtgtgtgtgtgtgtgtgtgtattttcattaAGATGCTGCTGATTcgtcaatatttttcttgtctagccccttttcttcatatttgcagtttattattattattattattattattattattattattattattattattattattattattattatattgcttatctttctttgcacgtttattttcatgtattgttGCATCCATtgctttctattcctcctcctcctcctcctcctcctcctcctcctcctcctcctcctcctcctcctcctcctcctccttttcctcctccttttcctcctcctcagcctcctcaGCCCTACCCCCACCCCAAGAACGCCGTGATACGCATCTTTGGATTGCCCTTATAAGGAAGTCTCTAATTGCCACCTCcacacattaccataaaaggaagaaatattggACGTATCTACTCGcacgcttctcctcctcctcctcctcctcttcccctacctcttcccctacctCCTGAGTTTCCTCCCTCATCAAGGAAGGCAATCAGCGAGTCGGTGAGAGGCATCGAAAGCAAACTGTGGCAGCAGATTATCAGTGTTTGAGGAGGTGAATGGTTTGGAAGCTGCTTGGGAAGTGTGGTGTCTCGTCTTGactgtgttattattattattattattattattattattattattattattattattattattgttattattattattattattattactattactattactattattattattattattattattatcattattattattattattattattattattattattattataattattattattattattattaccattatgattattattattattattatcattattattgttgttattattatcattattattattattacatttaaaCATTGCACACAtagggaataaaataacatgacgttaagaaaaaaaaaaggagctgtgtttttaagctaaaaATTATTACAGATCTGTATCGCTTATCtcgtgtgtgtaataataataataataataataataataataataataataataataataataataataataataataaacggtttattctttaggcagttaacaaactgaaaatgtacagtgtgcgtgtgtatgtgtgtgtgtgtgtgtgtgtgtgtgtgtgtgtgtgtgtgtgtgtgtgtgtgtgtgtgtgtgtgtgtgtgtagtaataataataataataataataataataataataataataataataataataataataataataataaacggtttattatttaggcagttaacaaactgaaaatgtacataggaggaaatgtgtgtgtgtgtgtgtgtgtgtgtgtgtgtgtgtgtgtgtgtgtgtgtgtgtgtgtgtgtgtgtgtgtgtgtgtgtgtgtgtgtgtgtgtgatggagggaGTTATGTACTGCATTAACTAGAGGGCAgatattaaaaaagttaaaggaggtagtgggtggtggtagtgctaaggtgtgtgtgtgtgtgtgtgtgtgagagagagagagagagagagagagagagagagagagagagagagagagagagagagagagagagagagagagagagagagagagagagagagagagagagagagagagagagaggaggaaggagaaagattacTGATATATTATAGAACTTTCTCTGTCATCGCAACCATTTAGTCACTAATGTTGGTGAAtgtggtaaaagtagtagtagtagtagtagtagtagtagtagtagtagtagtagtagtagtagtagtagtggcagtagtagtagtagtagtagtagtagtagatggtgATAAGGATGGTGATGCAAACAGTACTAGAAAACCGTTTATGTATTTTGGCAACATCCTGCACCATATCTTTGTTTGCATGTCTTtgcctttctattttcctcatttcccttgccttgctttttctgtttttcctgctttctctttatttttgatctcttctttcctccctttcgtcctcctcctcctccttcttcatccatATTAAGTATCTGGCagtcttcccctccttggaTGATAAGGAGGCGAGGTGAGACTTACGAACTGAGATGACCCTGAtggcgaagaggaagaggaggaggaggaggaggaggaggaggaggaggaggaggaggaggaggaggagaaggaggaggaaggagtggcgCTGCGAGATGAGACGTATGGGTTCTGTaagattaggagagagagagagagagagagagagagagagagagagagagagagagagagagagagagagagagagagagagagagagagagagagagagagagagagagagagagagagagagagagagagagagagagagagagagagagagagagagagagagagagagagagagagagagagagagagagagagagagagagagagagagagaaatcacctcctaatataataaaacaagaatgacaaactactaatactaccacttgtattactactactactactactactactactactacaactactactacgactactactaccactactgccagcaccatcaccaccaccattactaataatacaaaaaaggtGCTGATTGTTTCTAATTCTTGGGGTGAGGAAAGGATAAGTTATGGAAGACGAATGTCAGGGAATGTTACTGTGGGAGGG from the Scylla paramamosain isolate STU-SP2022 chromosome 5, ASM3559412v1, whole genome shotgun sequence genome contains:
- the LOC135100955 gene encoding helix-loop-helix protein ngn-1-like; translated protein: MAGSKEQAEGDKLLTDTNNNNNNSGGGDSGGVRGEKYALRPRTLIKRLQQEKVRQDIPKRSPVKSKSRPAPLSKYRRKTANARERLRMREINNAFESLRRVLPEGAEVQASSTSAITKIMTLRLAVEYIKALSFVLEDDADQPFGPLGGSLHSCLHHSLPLSLHHHKALQPARVTAAPHNAHPHPPPLPLHHHHRPPTQLVAHYGNCNPISTSSSPATVRTSVSSTSDLEELFSDDSGLLEESFDVFHDLQTLATADPFDILLGADKDAALAFPAELCN